In a single window of the Papaver somniferum cultivar HN1 chromosome 8, ASM357369v1, whole genome shotgun sequence genome:
- the LOC113302050 gene encoding MND1-interacting protein 1-like — protein sequence MGCTVREKHLRNHRKLRSAIKSDSEQTPPEKHVKPPSSYPELTLKPSEHHHHHHFDNNGGDQNRNRNPNFDESGWGYCTEDQLEELLLKNLEFLYNEAITKLISLGYDEEHVLKAILHNGHCYGGMDVLTNILNNSVTYLNSGNVDSDEPDSSFIDLKQLEEYSLAGMVCLLQQVRPNLSKGDAMWCLLMSDLHVGRASTMEIPVLPSSNNSTTTTTTGTVTSSKGIGETTASSNPIGIPPGLCRFHGGWGFGAGEVCEFPISGSYPSSVDVTAVVRDIKCPKRFNLTPSMKSLLQRNVTMFAASIRAKSKSSVVSSRVFPSSLSIGDAPVGIHADSEHPSEKHEESRDTQNPDVVSSVLSSLGNISLDAKPDGGIDSKSEMIMNLAHQIRELQGQVKDRKEWAHQKAMQAARKLSHDLTELKMLRMEREETQRLKKGKQTLEDTTMKKLSEMENALRKASGQVDRANAAVRRLENENAEIKAEMEASKLSASESATTCLEVAKREKKCLKRLLAWEKQKAKLQEEVVEEKKKIFQLQRQLVRIKETQKESEVNWRQEIKAKELVMSQVEEERRSKESAEGSVKRNQEALRRKVEIDFQRHKDDIQRLKQELSRLRASAESIQVNYQTNGDPEMAKPQREINARVLHDLNKLLDSSEKETNFDRVCLICVIDEASVVFLPCAHQVLCANCSNDYGKKGKATCPSCRVQVEQRINVYGASS from the exons ATGGGTTGTACAGTAAGAGAAAAGCATCTAAGAAATCATCGGAAGCTTCGATCAGCAATAAAATCAGATTCTGAACAAACCCCCCCTGAAAAGCACGTAAAACCACCCTCATCTTATCCTGAGTTAACATTAAAACCATctgaacatcatcatcatcatcattttgatAATAATGGGGGTGATCAAAATAGAAACCGTAACCCCAATTTTGATGAAAGTGGTTGGGGTTATTGTACTGAAGATCAATTAGAGGAATTGTTGTTAAAGAATCTTGAATTTTTATATAATGAGGCTATTACTAAACTTATTAGTCTTGGTTATGATGAAGAGCATGTCCTAAAAGCGATATTGCATAATGGACATTGTTATGGTGGAATGGATGTTTTAACAAatattctgaataattctgtgaCTTATTTGAATAGTGGTAATGTGGATTCAGATGAACCCGATTCGTCTTTTATTGATTTAAAGCAGTTAGAAGAGTATTCTCTTGCAGGAATGGTTTGTTTGCTTCAGCAAGTTAGACCTAATTTGAGTAAAGGAGATGCAATGTGGTGTCTCCTTATGAGTGATCTTCATGTAGGTCGTGCGAGTACTATGGAGATACCGGTTTTACCTTCGTCAAATAATTCTACTACAACTACTACTACTGGTACTGTTACTAGTAGTAAAGGAATTGGGGAAACTACTGCAAGTTCCAATCCAATTGGGATTCCTCCTGGGTTATGTCGGTTTCATGGTGGCTGGGGATTTGGAGCTGGTGAAGTTTGTGAATTTCCAATTAGCGGATCTTATCCTTCTTCAGTTGATGTTACTGCGGTGGTAAGAGATATTAAATGCCCTAAGAGGTTCAATCTCACACCATCAATGAAGTCACTTTTGCAAAGGAATGTAACTATGTTTGCAGCGTCAATTCGggcaaaatcaaaatcaagtgtTGTATCATCACGGGTCTTTCCAAGTTCTTTGTCTATTGGAGATGCACCTGTAGGAATTCATGCTGATTCTGAACATCCATCAGAGAAACATGAGGAATCTCGTGACACTCAGAATCCGGATGTGGTGAGCTCAGTGTTGAGCAGCTTGGGTAACATAAGCCTTGATGCTAAACCGGATGGTGGGATTGATTCAAAAAGTGAAATGATAATGAATCTTGCTCATCAGATTAGGGAACTCCAGGGACAAGTGAAAGATCGTAAAGAATGGGCCCACCAAAAAGCAATGCAAGCTGCTAGAAAGCTCAGTCATGATCTTACAGAGCTTAAGATGTTAAGGATGGAAAGAGAGGAGACCCAGCGCCTGAAAAAAGGTAAACAGACTTTGGAGGACACTACCATGAAGAAGCTGTCAGAGATGGAGAACGCTTTGAGAAAAGCAAGTGGCCAAGTCGACCGTGCGAATGCAGCTGTGAGAAGGCTTGAGAATGAAAATGCGGAGATCAAGGCAGAAATGGAAGCTTCCAAGCTGAGTGCATCAGAGTCTGCTACAACTTGTTTGGAGGTtgcaaagagagagaaaaaatgccTTAAGAGGCTTCTGGCTTGGGAGAAGCAGAAAGCTAAATTACAGGAGGAAGTTGtggaggaaaaaaagaagatcTTTCAGCTACAACGACAGTTAGTTCGAATAAAGGAGACTCAGAAAGAATCCGAG GTGAACTGGAGACAGGAAATTAAGGCTAAAGAGTTGGTCATGTCACAAGTGGAGGAGGAACGGAGATCAAAGGAATCAGCCGAGGGCAGTGTGAAACGCAACCAGGAGGCGTTGCGTCGCAAGGTAGAGATAGACTTTCAGCGCCATAAGGATGACATCCAGAGATTGAAACAAGAACTATCTCGTCTTAGGGCATCTGCGGAATCCATTCAGGTTAACTACCAGACAAATGGAGACCCTGAGATGGCAAAACCTCAGAGGGAGATCAATGCAAGGGTACTTCATGACTTGAATAAATTGCTTGATTCATCGGAGAAAGAAACAAACTTTGACAGGGTATGCTTAATATGCGTGATAGATGAAGCCTCGGTTGTTTTCCTACCTTGTGCCCACCAAGTTCTGTGTGCCAATTGCAGCAATGATTATGGGAAGAAGGGTAAAGCTACTTGCCCTAGTTGCAGGGTCCAGGTCGAGCAGAGGATCAATGTTTATGGTGCAAGCTCATAA